The following proteins come from a genomic window of Pseudomonas sp. MAG733B:
- a CDS encoding DUF1254 domain-containing protein gives MKSPLPRAVGCAMLWLASFTSTLTHATDITPAETKTIAEEGYIYGLPIVMNYAIMYDYAVDKNSSQFKAPFNQIHSLHHVATYQDTAIISPNSDTPYSLMFMDVRSEPVVLSVPAVEKPRYYSVQLIDGNTYNFGYIGNRTTGNEAGDYMVVGPEWKGATPPGIKKVFHSRTQLPFAIYRTQLFNPTDMSNVEKIQSGYKAQPLSAYLKQPAPPAAPPIDFPKIDKDLVKTDFFKYLSFALQFDPAAPNEVAIRERLARIGVGKDFNFQALSAEQKSAIVQGMQAGHAKVEDGIKNLGTKINGWNIAGAGGNSAFYNGDWLKRAAVAQAGIYANDADEATYPITSTLPDGERLDGSKHNYTITFPAGQLPPVNAFWSVTMYDGKSQLLIKNPINRYLINAPMLPDMKKNADGSLTLYIQKDSPGADKESNWLPAPNDLIYMVMRLYWPKTETPSILPPGKGTWSPPQIVKVT, from the coding sequence ATGAAAAGCCCACTACCGAGAGCCGTTGGCTGTGCGATGTTATGGCTCGCCTCTTTTACATCCACCCTCACCCACGCAACGGACATCACTCCCGCCGAAACGAAAACCATCGCCGAGGAAGGCTACATTTACGGTCTGCCCATCGTGATGAACTACGCGATCATGTATGACTACGCGGTGGACAAGAACTCCAGCCAGTTCAAGGCGCCGTTCAACCAGATCCATAGCCTGCATCACGTCGCTACCTACCAGGACACGGCCATCATCTCGCCGAACAGCGACACTCCCTATTCCCTGATGTTCATGGACGTGCGAAGCGAGCCAGTCGTGCTCTCGGTGCCGGCGGTAGAGAAACCGCGCTACTACTCGGTGCAACTCATCGACGGCAATACTTACAACTTCGGTTACATCGGTAACCGTACCACCGGCAATGAAGCCGGCGATTACATGGTGGTCGGCCCCGAATGGAAAGGCGCGACTCCGCCGGGTATCAAGAAGGTGTTTCATTCCCGTACGCAACTGCCCTTCGCGATTTATCGAACCCAGCTGTTCAATCCAACTGATATGTCGAACGTCGAAAAGATCCAATCCGGCTACAAAGCACAACCGCTTTCCGCCTACCTCAAGCAACCCGCACCACCTGCCGCGCCGCCGATTGATTTCCCGAAGATCGACAAAGACCTGGTGAAGACTGACTTCTTCAAGTACCTGAGCTTTGCCTTGCAGTTCGATCCCGCCGCACCGAATGAAGTGGCGATCCGCGAGAGACTTGCCCGAATCGGGGTAGGGAAGGACTTTAACTTCCAGGCTCTATCGGCCGAGCAGAAGTCCGCCATCGTTCAGGGCATGCAGGCTGGGCATGCGAAGGTCGAGGATGGGATCAAGAATCTCGGCACGAAGATCAACGGCTGGAACATTGCCGGTGCCGGTGGCAACAGTGCCTTTTATAACGGTGACTGGCTGAAGCGCGCTGCCGTCGCGCAAGCGGGCATCTACGCCAACGATGCCGATGAGGCCACGTATCCAATAACCAGTACCTTACCCGATGGCGAGCGACTCGACGGCAGCAAGCACAACTACACGATCACCTTTCCTGCCGGGCAACTCCCGCCAGTCAATGCCTTCTGGTCGGTGACGATGTACGACGGCAAGTCGCAACTGTTGATCAAGAATCCGATCAATCGCTACCTCATCAACGCGCCGATGCTACCCGATATGAAGAAGAACGCCGACGGCTCGCTGACGCTGTACATCCAGAAGGATTCACCCGGCGCAGACAAGGAAAGCAACTGGCTGCCCGCACCAAATGATCTGATCTACATGGTGATGCGCCTGTATTGGCCGAAGACGGAAACACCTTCCATCCTGCCTCCTGGCAAAGGGACATGGAGTCCACCGCAGATCGTCAAAGTTACATGA